One stretch of Rosistilla oblonga DNA includes these proteins:
- a CDS encoding monovalent cation/H+ antiporter complex subunit F, protein MMLDCLVNFATATNPVLAATAWVDLTAQVSMVVLVVALFLAFLRLILGPSLPDRVVAIDLVAVLLVGLIAVSAVETGEVIFLRVAMVVALFNFIGTIGFCWYLQRGPRQ, encoded by the coding sequence ATGATGCTCGACTGTCTTGTGAACTTCGCAACCGCCACCAACCCAGTGTTGGCAGCGACAGCTTGGGTCGATTTAACCGCTCAGGTGTCGATGGTGGTGCTGGTAGTCGCTCTGTTCCTTGCGTTTCTGCGGCTGATCCTAGGCCCGTCCCTCCCCGATCGCGTAGTCGCAATCGATCTAGTCGCGGTACTGCTGGTCGGACTCATCGCCGTCAGTGCCGTGGAAACCGGAGAAGTGATTTTCCTGCGAGTCGCCATGGTTGTTGCACTGTTCAACTTCATCGGGACGATCGGGTTCTGCTGGTACTTGCAACGAGGGCCTCGCCAATGA
- the mnhG gene encoding monovalent cation/H(+) antiporter subunit G, with protein sequence MNDILTIFLLITGTAFALLASIAIVRMPDLYTRMHGATKCATLGVGCTILAAAVRFANMETATVAVLIIGFLFLTAPVAAHMIGQAAHRQQVPKWSGTVVDESPAADANEETRSS encoded by the coding sequence ATGAATGACATCTTGACGATCTTTCTACTCATCACCGGCACCGCATTCGCGCTGTTGGCTTCGATTGCGATCGTGCGAATGCCCGATCTCTACACGCGAATGCACGGTGCCACGAAGTGTGCGACCCTCGGTGTTGGTTGCACCATTCTCGCCGCCGCCGTGCGATTCGCGAACATGGAGACGGCTACCGTCGCGGTCTTAATCATCGGGTTCCTGTTTCTGACCGCACCGGTGGCTGCTCACATGATTGGGCAGGCCGCTCATCGTCAGCAGGTCCCAAAATGGAGCGGCACGGTGGTCGATGAATCACCGGCCGCGGATGCTAACGAAGAAACACGGAGCAGTTAG
- a CDS encoding sulfatase-like hydrolase/transferase gives MKYLLTCCVVLALALAKTPVHAESVPTPKGIVFVLVDDIGYGDIDVLYPSDLETPNIDSLYRESLRLTDFHVGSTCAPSRGSIMTGRAINAGGVWHTIAGRELLRENEQTMAEVFRANGWRTGIFGKWHLGDGYPYSPRFRGFDVAVVHGGGGVGQGPDYWMNDYYSGVDFDGKPTAADVYWENGKTLPADKFCTDYWFERSKEFIKQSVDEGKPFFCYLPTNAAHSPFNAPHGFKKGFDGLIENVDENMGQMDEFLAAEGIQDDVLVIFSTDNGTTGRRLGGLRDRKGSHYDGGHNVPCFWRWKNGGIGGSAETARDVASLTAGMDLLPTFMDLWGFKRPDGGLPLHGISLKEMLLSDDYTPQQRTLIIDTQREADLMKWRRACVLRDEVQDGKITHKWRLIQSKPTSKQELYDFLVDRDTNDNIIAGNDSTVASLVESYDAWWDDISAGWEAFPPFVVDDRKEPELTLYAHSWIGKSMTPWNQSHILQGVVGTGTHSIRFDSAGRYQIELRRWPREDGGAIAGKSSTGAGKVIPATKARVALAGVGEAAKAIKPQDDAVVFEMEVPAGEATTLTTALLDDDDKVLNGAFYVYIRKAADDGDKN, from the coding sequence ATGAAATATCTACTTACATGTTGTGTTGTGCTCGCATTGGCTCTGGCGAAAACGCCGGTGCACGCGGAGTCGGTTCCTACGCCCAAGGGGATCGTTTTTGTACTGGTCGACGATATCGGCTACGGCGACATCGACGTTCTGTATCCAAGCGATCTCGAAACGCCGAATATCGACTCGCTGTATCGGGAGAGTCTGCGATTGACCGACTTCCACGTCGGCAGCACGTGCGCGCCGTCGCGCGGTTCGATCATGACGGGCCGCGCGATCAATGCCGGTGGCGTCTGGCACACGATCGCCGGGCGGGAGCTGCTGCGCGAGAACGAACAGACGATGGCTGAGGTGTTTCGAGCCAACGGCTGGCGTACGGGGATCTTCGGTAAATGGCACCTCGGCGACGGCTATCCCTATTCACCTCGCTTCCGCGGATTTGATGTCGCCGTGGTCCACGGCGGCGGTGGCGTCGGCCAGGGGCCAGACTATTGGATGAACGACTATTACAGCGGCGTCGATTTCGATGGCAAACCGACGGCGGCCGACGTCTATTGGGAGAACGGCAAGACGTTGCCGGCCGATAAGTTTTGCACCGACTACTGGTTCGAGCGCTCCAAGGAATTCATCAAACAATCGGTCGACGAAGGCAAGCCGTTTTTCTGCTACCTGCCGACCAACGCAGCGCACAGTCCCTTCAACGCACCGCATGGTTTCAAAAAGGGCTTTGACGGGCTGATCGAAAACGTCGACGAAAACATGGGACAAATGGACGAGTTCCTCGCCGCCGAAGGGATCCAAGATGATGTGCTGGTGATCTTCAGTACCGACAACGGAACGACGGGGCGGCGACTGGGCGGCCTACGCGACCGCAAGGGGAGCCACTACGACGGAGGGCATAACGTTCCGTGCTTCTGGCGGTGGAAGAACGGCGGCATCGGCGGTTCGGCCGAAACGGCTCGCGACGTGGCGTCGTTGACCGCCGGGATGGATCTGTTGCCAACATTCATGGATCTATGGGGATTTAAGCGTCCCGACGGTGGGCTGCCGCTGCACGGCATCAGCCTCAAGGAGATGCTGCTGAGCGACGACTACACGCCGCAACAACGTACGCTGATCATCGACACGCAGCGTGAAGCCGACCTGATGAAGTGGCGAAGGGCGTGCGTTTTGCGGGATGAAGTTCAGGACGGCAAGATCACGCACAAGTGGCGGCTGATCCAAAGCAAGCCGACTTCAAAACAGGAACTGTACGATTTCCTTGTCGACCGCGACACCAACGACAACATCATCGCGGGCAACGATTCCACGGTCGCGTCATTGGTCGAAAGCTACGACGCCTGGTGGGACGACATCTCGGCAGGTTGGGAAGCCTTCCCGCCGTTTGTCGTCGACGATCGGAAAGAACCGGAGTTGACGCTTTACGCGCACAGCTGGATCGGCAAGTCGATGACGCCGTGGAACCAGAGCCACATCCTGCAAGGTGTCGTCGGAACAGGCACTCATTCGATCCGTTTCGATTCCGCAGGTCGCTACCAAATTGAACTCCGCCGCTGGCCCCGCGAAGACGGCGGTGCGATCGCCGGTAAAAGCTCCACCGGCGCAGGAAAGGTGATTCCGGCAACAAAGGCTCGCGTCGCACTCGCGGGTGTTGGCGAAGCGGCCAAAGCAATCAAGCCGCAAGATGACGCTGTCGTCTTCGAGATGGAAGTCCCCGCCGGCGAAGCGACCACGCTAACGACCGCGCTGTTGGACGATGACGACAAGGTTCTCAACGGAGCCTTTTACGTCTACATCAGAAAGGCGGCTGACGACGGCGATAAAAATTAG